A DNA window from Barnesiella intestinihominis YIT 11860 contains the following coding sequences:
- the uvrA gene encoding excinuclease ABC subunit UvrA, with product MKAEEQIEVYGARVHNLKNIDVNIPRNSLTVITGLSGSGKSSLAFDTIFAEGQRRYIETFTAYARNMLGGMERPDVDKITGLSPVISIEQKTTNKNPRSTVGTTTEIFDFFRLLFARAGEAYSYLSGEKMVRYTEEKIISLIMDLYQNKKTYILAPLVRNRKGHYKDLFEQVRRKGYLTVRIDGELREITHGMKLDRYKNHSIELVIDKLIVDKDDERRLQESVKTAMKQGDGQLIVLDAETQEIRHYSRTLMDPQTGLSYSEPAPHSFSFNSPQGACPKCKGLGYVNIIDKNKIIPNDEKSIYEGGIVPLGKYKNSLIFWQIAAICEKYDSSLKTPIKNLPEEALDDILNGTDERLQIKNESLGTSNYFLSFDGLIKYIEIQQQSDASSQAQKWAGQFVTTATCPLCEGHRLNKEALHYKIAGKNIADLADMDISELYEWVNHVEEYLSSQQRKIAAEILKEIRNRLHFLVDVGLDYLSLNRASATLSGGESQRIRLATQIGSQLVNVLYILDEPSIGLHQRDNTRLIQSLKELRDMGNSIIVVEHDKEMMLEADYIVDLGPRAGRLGGNIVFAGTPKEMLKTDTLTARYLTGKKEIEFASQRRTGNGKKIILSGATGNNLKNVTVEFPLGKFICITGVSGSGKSSLINGTLQPIISQKFYRSLQNPLPYEKIEGLENIDKIVTVDQSPLGRTPRSNPATYTGVFADIRNVFVELPEAKIRGYKPGRFSFNIPGGRCEVCGGNGYKTIEMNFLPDVLVPCEACHGKRYNRETLEVRFKGKSIADVLDMTINQAVEFFENIPSIISKIKVLQDVGLGYIKLGQPSTTLSGGESQRVKLAAELSKRDTGKTLYILDEPTTGLHFEDIRVLLSVLNRLVDKGNTVIVIEHNLDIIKCADHIIDMGPEGGKNGGYVLTTGTPEEVCVQDTFTARYLKAELKI from the coding sequence AGTATATGGGGCTCGTGTCCATAATCTTAAAAATATAGATGTCAATATTCCTCGGAACAGTCTCACCGTTATTACAGGATTAAGCGGCAGCGGCAAATCGTCATTGGCATTCGATACTATTTTTGCCGAAGGGCAAAGGCGTTACATTGAGACTTTTACAGCATACGCACGGAATATGCTCGGAGGTATGGAGCGCCCAGATGTAGATAAAATAACCGGATTGAGTCCTGTTATTTCCATAGAACAAAAAACGACGAATAAAAACCCTCGTTCGACCGTAGGGACAACAACGGAGATATTCGATTTCTTTCGGTTGCTGTTTGCGAGGGCAGGGGAAGCATACTCTTATTTATCGGGGGAAAAAATGGTTCGTTATACCGAGGAGAAAATCATTTCTCTGATAATGGACCTATACCAGAATAAGAAAACTTATATCCTCGCTCCATTGGTTCGTAACCGTAAGGGTCATTATAAAGATTTGTTCGAGCAAGTTCGGAGAAAAGGTTATTTGACGGTCAGAATCGACGGAGAGCTACGGGAAATAACGCATGGAATGAAACTCGACCGTTATAAAAACCACAGCATCGAACTGGTAATCGATAAACTGATCGTGGATAAAGACGATGAACGGCGTTTGCAGGAAAGTGTCAAGACTGCGATGAAACAAGGAGATGGCCAACTGATTGTTCTCGATGCAGAGACACAAGAAATAAGACATTACAGCCGAACATTGATGGACCCGCAAACCGGGTTGTCTTATAGTGAACCTGCTCCTCATAGCTTTTCATTCAATTCCCCACAAGGTGCTTGCCCGAAATGTAAGGGACTGGGATATGTCAATATAATTGACAAAAACAAAATTATCCCGAATGACGAAAAATCCATCTATGAAGGAGGAATCGTTCCGCTTGGCAAATATAAAAATTCGTTGATATTTTGGCAAATCGCCGCAATTTGTGAAAAATACGACAGTAGTTTGAAAACCCCTATCAAAAATCTTCCGGAAGAAGCGTTGGACGATATACTGAACGGAACAGACGAGCGTTTGCAAATTAAAAATGAATCGCTGGGAACCTCGAACTATTTTTTATCGTTCGACGGTCTGATAAAATATATAGAAATTCAACAGCAAAGCGACGCTTCATCGCAAGCTCAAAAATGGGCCGGACAATTCGTCACGACAGCTACATGCCCGCTATGCGAAGGACATCGCCTGAACAAGGAGGCTTTACATTACAAAATCGCAGGAAAAAATATTGCCGATCTAGCCGATATGGATATTTCGGAATTATACGAGTGGGTAAATCATGTAGAGGAATATTTATCTTCTCAGCAACGTAAAATTGCGGCCGAGATTCTCAAAGAAATACGTAACAGACTCCATTTCCTCGTCGATGTGGGCTTGGATTACTTATCCCTGAACAGAGCTTCTGCCACATTGTCGGGTGGAGAAAGCCAACGGATAAGATTAGCGACTCAAATAGGATCTCAATTGGTTAATGTCCTTTATATTCTCGATGAACCCAGTATAGGACTTCATCAACGGGATAACACCCGATTGATTCAGTCTTTAAAAGAATTAAGGGATATGGGGAATTCGATTATTGTGGTAGAACACGATAAGGAAATGATGCTCGAAGCCGATTATATTGTAGACTTGGGGCCTCGGGCTGGACGGCTGGGAGGAAATATCGTTTTCGCCGGTACGCCGAAAGAAATGTTGAAAACCGACACTCTTACGGCTCGATACCTTACCGGTAAAAAAGAAATCGAATTTGCCTCCCAAAGGAGAACAGGAAACGGAAAAAAGATAATACTATCAGGAGCTACCGGAAATAATCTAAAAAATGTGACCGTCGAATTTCCTCTGGGAAAATTCATTTGTATCACAGGAGTTTCGGGTAGTGGTAAATCAAGTTTGATTAACGGGACTTTGCAACCTATCATTAGTCAAAAATTTTATCGTTCTTTGCAAAATCCGTTACCCTATGAGAAAATAGAAGGATTGGAAAACATCGATAAAATCGTAACGGTCGACCAATCGCCGCTGGGTCGAACGCCTCGATCGAATCCGGCCACTTATACCGGTGTTTTTGCCGACATACGCAACGTGTTCGTCGAATTGCCGGAAGCCAAAATCCGAGGTTATAAACCGGGGAGATTCTCGTTCAATATTCCGGGAGGACGTTGCGAGGTTTGCGGAGGAAATGGATATAAGACTATCGAAATGAATTTCCTGCCCGATGTACTCGTGCCTTGTGAAGCCTGTCATGGGAAACGATACAATAGAGAAACCCTTGAAGTAAGATTTAAAGGAAAATCTATTGCCGACGTTTTGGACATGACCATCAATCAAGCCGTAGAATTTTTTGAAAATATACCCTCTATTATTTCTAAAATTAAAGTTTTACAGGACGTTGGTCTCGGATACATTAAACTGGGGCAGCCGTCTACGACATTATCAGGAGGGGAGAGTCAACGGGTAAAACTGGCTGCGGAACTTTCAAAAAGAGATACGGGTAAAACTCTCTATATACTGGACGAACCTACCACAGGTTTACATTTCGAAGATATTCGAGTATTGCTCTCTGTATTGAACCGGTTGGTAGATAAAGGCAATACCGTGATAGTCATTGAGCACAATCTGGATATAATCAAATGTGCCGACCACATTATCGATATGGGACCGGAAGGCGGTAAAAATGGAGGATATGTTTTAACGACGGGTACTCCGGAAGAAGTTTGTGTACAGGATACTTTTACGGCTCGTTATTTAAAGGCGGAATTAAAGATATAA